CGCCGCAGAAGGCGACCGGAGCGAAAATGCGGCCTATACCTATGGGCGCATGCGCGTACGCGAAATCGACCGCAGGCTGCGCGAACTTGACCGCATCCTCGACGGAGCAAAAATCGTGGAAATTTCCGCACCCGAGGACGGCTCCATCCGGTTCGGCGCGACAGTGAAGCTGCTCGACAAGAAGACCAAGCGCGAAAAAGCGTACAGCATCGTCGGCGAAAAGGAAATCGACCCGCTGCAGGGCAGAATCAGCCTCAAGTCACCCATCGGCGAAGCCCTCGTCGGCAAAAAAAAGGGCGAAACCGTGCAGGTTCAGGCCCCCCGCGGAACCATCACCTACGAGATACTTGAGGTAACCTACTAACAATGTGAAATGTGGAGTGTGTAATGTGAAATGATTAGTCACTCACCACTCACCACTCACCCCTCACTCCCCACTCCACACTTGTCATTATGTTCGTCGACACGCATTGCCACATAGATTCCTACGAGCGCCACGCCGGAGAAAGTTTCGACGCGCTACTCGCCCGCCTGCGCGACGACGGCGACCCGAATATCGAGCTGCCCGAGGCGTTTATCCACGTGGCATGCGACCCGGCAGACTTCGAACGTGCACGCGAGCTCTCCGAAAAACACCCGAACGTCTACGCCGCATACGGAATCCACCCGGAATACGTCGACACCGAAACTCCCGATGACGAAGCACGCATGCTCGAATACCTGAAGCACCCCAAGTGTGTCGCCTGCGGGGAGTTCGGGCTCGACTACCATTACGACCCGGAATCGCGCCCGCGGCAGATAGCCCTCTTCGAGCGCCACCTGCAACTGGCGCTCACAAGCGGAAAACCCAT
The Fibrobacter sp. UWR3 genome window above contains:
- the greA gene encoding transcription elongation factor GreA, which codes for MKHVISKEGFEKYKAEWEQLKYVERPAMINQVQAAAAEGDRSENAAYTYGRMRVREIDRRLRELDRILDGAKIVEISAPEDGSIRFGATVKLLDKKTKREKAYSIVGEKEIDPLQGRISLKSPIGEALVGKKKGETVQVQAPRGTITYEILEVTY
- a CDS encoding TatD family hydrolase translates to MFVDTHCHIDSYERHAGESFDALLARLRDDGDPNIELPEAFIHVACDPADFERARELSEKHPNVYAAYGIHPEYVDTETPDDEARMLEYLKHPKCVACGEFGLDYHYDPESRPRQIALFERHLQLALTSGKPIVLHLREADDDALAVLRGADIRNKNIHVHCFTGTPGFAEALLALDANIYIGFTGIITFKNAQNVRDAAAIVPDSRMLLETDSPYMAPIPYRGKPCHSGYIPYIANKLAEVKEKPVEEIYRQVRENTRRCYGI